The genome window CCCCGGCGAGGAGGAGCCGGCCGACCCGGAGGTGGACGGGCGCCTTCAGCCCGTCGGGGATCAGGGCGTAGGCCGCCTGCTGCACGCGGTCGTGCAGGAACCGGTAGGCCGGGGCGAGATCCTCGAGGACCTCGTCGGAGGCGGAGGCGAAGAGCTCGTAGCGGCTGCTCGTCGGGACGACGAGTCCCTCGACGATCGACTCCCACAGCTCGGCCGCCGTCTCGCGCAGACCCTTCTCGCGCACCGTCGCGAGCGTCCTCAGGGAGAAGGAGCTGCCGACGCACGCGCCGAGGGCGATCACCTGGCGGGTGGGGGCCGAGAGCTTCTTCAGCTTCGACGTCATCAGGTCGATGACGTTTTCGGTGATCGACGCCGCCTCGATCCGCTCGAGGTCGAAGACGAAGCGGCCGAGGGCGTGGTCGAAGCGGATCAGCCCTTCGCTGTGGAGGAGGCCGAGGAACTGGGTCACGAAGAAGGGATTGCCGTCGGTCTTGCGGAGGACCAGCTGCGCCAGAGAGGAGGCGGCCAGCTCGTCGCACTGGAGCGTGTCGGCGACGAGCGCGGTGAGATGGCCGAGCCTCAGAGGCAGCAGGTGGATCGCGTCGATCGCCGCCCCCACTCCGCGAACCTCCGCGATCGTCTGCGCGAGGGGGTGCGCCGGGCCGACCTCGTTGTCGCGGTAGGCGCCGATGATGAAGAGGCTCCGGACGCCCGGGCTCGTCACCAGGAACGCGAGGAGCCTCAGCGTCGCCGGATCCGCCCACTGCAGGTCGTCGAGGAAGACGACGAGCGGGTGCTCCGCCCCGGCGAACGTCTGGATGAAGTTCTGGAAGAGATAGGTGAAGCGGTTCTGCGCCTCCGCAGGGCCGAGCGGCGGGGTGGGGGGCTGCGGGCCGAGGAGAATCTCGAGCTCGGGGATCACCTCGGTCATCACCCCCGCGCCGGCCTCGAGGGCGCCGGCGAGGCGCTCGCGGAACCCGGCGATCGTCTCCTCGCTCTCGGCGAGGACCTGGCGGATGAGCCCGCGGAAGGCCTGCACGAGCGCGCCGTACGGGATGTTCCGGTCGAGCTGGTCGAACTTCCCGGACACGAACCGCCCCCGCCGCTTCACGATCGGCTTGTGGACCTCGTTGACGAGGGAGGTCTTGCCGACGCCGGGGTAGCCGGCGACGAGCATCAGCCGCGCGGGGCCGCTCGAGGCGGTCTCGAAGGCCTCGAGGAGCGCGCGCACTTCGGCGTCGCGGCCGTACAGGCGCTCGGGGATCGTGAAGCGATCGGAGCGGTCGCGCCCGCCGAGCGGGAAAACGCGGATCGACCGCTCCTCCGCCCACTCCGCCGCGCAGACCTCGAGGTCGGCCTTCAAGCCGGCCGCGCTCTGATAGCGCTCCTCCGCCGTCTTGGCGAGGAGCTTCATCACGAGGGCCGAGAGGGGCGCGGGGATCGTCCCGTCGATCTCCTCGGGGGCGCGCGCGATCCGGGCGAGGTGGCCGTGGACGATCTCCAGAGGGTCCTTCGACTCGAAGGGGACCTCCCCCGTCAGCATCTGGTAGAAGATCACCCCGAGCGAGTACAGGTCGCTCCGGTGATCGACCACCCGGTTCATGCGGCCGGTCTGCTCCGGCGCGATGTAGGCGAGGCGCCCCGGCAGGAGCCGAAGCGGGTGCGGGGCCTGGGAGTCGTGCGGAAGCCTGGAGGCGACGCTGAAGTCGAATATCTCGGGGCGGGCGAGCCGCGGCTCGACGAGGACGCTCGCCGGGCTGAGGTTCCGGTGGATGATCCGCCGCGCGTGCAGCTCGTGGACCGTCGCCGCCAGCGG of Acidobacteriota bacterium contains these proteins:
- a CDS encoding AAA family ATPase, whose product is MFVRGYRVDAEVSRDELHVLCRGARESDGRRVLLKLPVAVSPAALAVSRREHDILVGLDVSGVPRALAFDEATGAVVLADGGGVPLQSALALARPDLAAFFATAIPLAATVHELHARRIIHRNLSPASVLVEPRLARPEIFDFSVASRLPHDSQAPHPLRLLPGRLAYIAPEQTGRMNRVVDHRSDLYSLGVIFYQMLTGEVPFESKDPLEIVHGHLARIARAPEEIDGTIPAPLSALVMKLLAKTAEERYQSAAGLKADLEVCAAEWAEERSIRVFPLGGRDRSDRFTIPERLYGRDAEVRALLEAFETASSGPARLMLVAGYPGVGKTSLVNEVHKPIVKRRGRFVSGKFDQLDRNIPYGALVQAFRGLIRQVLAESEETIAGFRERLAGALEAGAGVMTEVIPELEILLGPQPPTPPLGPAEAQNRFTYLFQNFIQTFAGAEHPLVVFLDDLQWADPATLRLLAFLVTSPGVRSLFIIGAYRDNEVGPAHPLAQTIAEVRGVGAAIDAIHLLPLRLGHLTALVADTLQCDELAASSLAQLVLRKTDGNPFFVTQFLGLLHSEGLIRFDHALGRFVFDLERIEAASITENVIDLMTSKLKKLSAPTRQVIALGACVGSSFSLRTLATVREKGLRETAAELWESIVEGLVVPTSSRYELFASASDEVLEDLAPAYRFLHDRVQQAAYALIPDGLKAPVHLRVGRLLLAG